A segment of the bacterium genome:
CAAGAACGTTTTCTCTATTTTATCTCCATTGCGGAAGTTACCCCGGGACCCGTTGCACTGAATATGGCTACATTTATCGGGTATGAAATCCATGGGGTTATCGGTTCATTGTTCGCCACTCTGGGAGTCGTAATGCCTTCTTTCCTGATCATATTTCTCATAGCAAACTTTGAAAGTCGATTCAAGAAAAATGTTTTATATAAGAGGTTCATGCTCGGGGTAAAACCCGTAATTCCGGCACTTCTAATAAATGCCATTTACCTTATCGTGAGAAGGGGATTTACAGGTGTCACCCCCTATATTATAGCAACACTGAGCCTGGTAGTTTTCATCTTTTACAAAAAATCGCCCGTTATTATCCTCCTCGCCACCGGAATTCTGGGTATATTTGCACTAAAATAGAAATGTTGCAAGGAGTATTTAAATACCTGCAATCTAACCCAATTAAAATTTAGCATAATCCAAAGTTTCTTCATCATGGCTCTAATTTTGTCTCTATTTTTCCATACAATATTGCGCGGATTATTTGAAAAATTTTATGGAAAGATTTATCCTTTTACTCAATGGAAAATTTTGAGTCTTTTTTGCATTTCAGCTTTTTTGATTTTTTGAGAGAATTAGCTTTCTTATTTACAAATGGATTTAAACCCCATCTGCTATACATAGAGTTCCCCTTGATAGGCACAATTGAATTGCTTGACTCTCTGGCGAAGAACTATCCTTTCTCAGAAAGAGAAGCTCTTTTTATCTTTAGTAACTCTTCTTTATTAGTACTGACCCCAGAGCCCGGGCCGTTCCTTAAACATTTAAAACAAAAGGAAATCTATAAGAAGTTTTTAAAAGGAAAATTAAACATCGTGACTTTATATCTGAGAAAATTTGAACACCATCCTGCCAACATTTTAAGAAGACTTTACGAGAAAGCCCAACAGGAAAAGAGGCACCTTCACATTCCAAATATAGAGAGCTACAAGAAACTTGCAGAATTAATATCCAGAGGTGATGAGGAGATATTTGTTGACCTGCCGGAAGAAAACCCCTTCTTTTCAACGGAAACCCTTCAGATAATCACGGGGAGTAAAATAGCCTTCATAAAGGGAGACAAAATTAATTTTCTAAGACTTAAAGAGGGAACAAAAATTAAAACAATCAAACTTATCAGCGATAACGATTCTACGATTAAAATTGATACAATAACCGTAGAAGACGTCCATAAAACTTTGCAGTCTTACTTTATTACTCCCAACGTAAACAGGGAAATTCTGGAACTTCTTTATTACAGAAGTATGAAAAGCTTTTCAAAACTCTTCTGGTTGCTAAATCTCCTCGATTCTAAAAACTTTTTCAAGTGGGATGAGAATACAGGCTGGGTATTAAATGAAGGATTGGCATTTCCCTATGAAAACTACTATACAGAGAAGTCAAGAAGGTTATTTAAATCAATGGGTAAAGAAGAAAAGCTAATAACTTACTTGATTCTATCTTCTGCCCAACCATTAGACAAAACGGACATTATAAAATTATTCCCTAAGATAAAAACCCAGACGATAGATAAAGTTATCACAAATTTAACCGACAACAGAATTATTAAAGTTGTAAAAAACAAAATCTATTCCTTCCATCCCGTGATCGAATTTAATACAATGCTTGACCTTCCCGAGCGGTATGTTAAAGAAATCCATGGCAATTACGCCCACTTGCTTCACACCAAGAAAATGAACGGTTTTCCAATTGCCTTGTGGGAGATTGCAAGACACTTCGAACTTTCAGGAGATTCCCGGAACGCATTTAAATACTATTATGAAGCTATAAACGAAGAAGTAAAAAATAAGCAATATAATAAAGCGCTACAACATGCGATTAAAGCAAAGTTGCTCGCAAAAACAAAGAAGCAAAAATCTTCAATAAGAGAAACTATCGTCACTATCTACACTAAAATGGGTGAATATGTGAAGGCCCTCGAATTTATTAAAAGCATGGAAGAAGTAGAAAATAATCACTGGCGGGATAAGAAAAGAGAAATTGAGCTATTGACAGAACTTGGGGAAACAAAGAGCGCCGCGAAGAGCTTAGAAGACTTCCTCTCTACAAAAAAAAGATTCTCAAAAGACCTCCTTTTGTTGAGACTTAAAATTGATTACAATGCGGATAGGTTGGAGTGGAATACGGAACTACTCCTAAAAAAACTTGAGTCAAAAAATTCTTCTCATAACGGAAAAGCAGAAATTTTTGAAGTCTTAGGTGATTGCGAATTTTATAGAAACAGGATTAAAAAAGCCACCGAATATTACTTAAAAGCGCTGAAGGCATCTAAGAAAATAGAAGATATTACCCTCCTAAAACTGAAATTAGCTGAGATGCTGCTTTTAAACTTCAAATTCAGGGGGGCATTGAATCATTTAGAAAACGTATTATGGGCATTGGGTGAAGTTAAAAATAAACATGCGAGAGAAATCATATTGGGAGAAATAGGTAAGATATATCTCTTTCTTCTCCCACCACGCAGTTATGAAACTTTTATTAAGAGATCCATTGACGATATTCTGAACACGACTCCCAAAACAAATTACCCATTCTATTTCTACTCTGGGCTTATATTGATTCATTCTGGCCTTATAAGTGAAGGTTATAACCTTGCTATGAAAGGAATCGAATTTGAGAAGCAAAGAGGAAATATATTCAGAGCCAATCAGATGTCACTCATTCTAACTCAAAGGTTATTGAAATATAACGAACTGAATAAAGCCCGAGAACTTCTGGAAGGGATAAGGACCAAGAGCGAATATATTTTCGCACGAAAAAGGATACTTGAGAAACTGCTGGAAATGTTGCAAAATGATAGTGAGATAAATATGGAGGAGGTTGAGAATTTGGTTTCCATGAATGCTCTGAATGCCTTGATTTTCTTCGAAGCTACTGAAAACATAAAAAAAACAGAAATCGACAGTATCAGGTGTACACTTCTCAATAAGTACAACGATTTAAAAAGTGCTCTAACGGAATTTGACCTCATGAACCACTATTCTATTTAAAAATGGAGTACGTTTTCACACTATACTCAATTCAGGGAATAGGTTTTGTTTATTACAAGAAACTGGTTTCCCATTTCGGAACAGCGGGAAAAGTTTTTGAGGCGAGCTTCCAGGATCTGAAAGAAATTGTACCCGAAAAAATCGCAATCTCAATAAAAAGTGTAAATCTCGAACTTTCGCTAAAAACTGCCTCCGCTTTTATAGAAAAAGGTATAAAATGTATCGACTTCACCTTCAAAGAGTACCCTGAAGCATTTAAAATAAAAGAAATCTTCCCGCCCGTTATTTTTTATAAAGGGGAACTTCCATCTTCAGAGGAAAGGAAAATAGCAATAGTTGGCACTCGAAAGCCGACAAATTATGGAATTTTGACAACTCAGAAACTGTGTAAGGAGCTAACGGAAAACAAATTTCACATAGTATCCGGGGGAGCACGAGGGATTGATACCGAGGCTCACAAGACTGCCCTTAAAGAAGGAGGAAAAACGACAGCAATTTTAGGATGCGGAATTGATGTAGTATATCCACCTGAAAACCGCCCTTTATATGAAAAAATCGCTCGGAAGGGGTCTTTAATTTCAGAATTTTTCCCCGGAACAAAACCTTACAAAGAGAACTTTCCGAGAAGAAACAGGCTAATTGCAGGATTGGCAGATTGCGTTCTCGTTGTTGAGGCGGGAGAAAAGAGTGGTGCATTAATAACCGCCAGATGGGCTTTAGAGCTGGGAAAGGAAGTGTACGCCATCCCCGGGCCTATCAGCTCGCCCGCTTCCGCAGGCACAAACAGACTCATAAAAGAAGGCGCAAAACCGATAACTTGCGTAGAAGACATTTTAGAAGATTTCGGAATTGAGAAACCCCAAAAAGTAAAAAAGGATTTTTCGGAATCACTCACGGAACAGGAAAAAAAGGTCTTTGAGAAAATATCCCACGAACCAAAACATTTTGATGAATTAGTATCATTAACAGGTTTAATAGTCCCGGACCTCCTGTCCATTCTATTCCAGCTTGAAATCAAAGGGTTAATTTCAGAATTACCAGGGAAATTTTACACAAGAAGCAATTAATCCCTGCTTAATCTATCAACCTTAATTCCGTTTATTTCAAGAAAAGTCTTAGAAGATTCTTTGAACCTTTTATCTTCATAATCCTCAATATACACAACCCTCTTTATACCCGATGCTACGATTAGCTTCGCACATTCCATGCAAGGCAAAAGGGTTGTATATAGAGTAGCGCCTGTGATATTAGTTCCTGCTTTAAGAGAAAATGCGATAGCGTTCTGCTCCGCGTGAATTTCGTACCTTGAGTGTATAAAGTTCAAATTGTAAAAATCATTCTTACCAGCACTCCCATTGCATATTTTTTTCAATGATTCCTCTAATTTACTTCCGAAAAACTTGACAAAATCTTCAGTGTATTTGTGAAAATATTTAAACCTATTGTAGTACTCCCGAGCAAATGCTTCTACTCCCCCCGTCTCAAGATACTTCCCTACGATATCTCTATTTTCATGTGCAAATTCAAGGACCTCTTGGAGCTCATCACACTGAGGAAAGCCCGAAGGTGAGCCGTTATATCCCATTGAAACTATTCGATTCTCTTTAACAACAAGGGCACCTGTTTTATAGTAAACACAGGAACTCTGCCTCCTAACAATTTCAAGAATCTCGATGAAGGTGGAATCGTGCAACATACTCTTTTATTCTATTCTTATAGTTTTTCCTGAAGACCACAAGCTGTAATTGCCTTCATAATCCTTGGCCTGAACACTTACGTAATAATCACCAGGAGCGACATACACCTTTTCAAATAACACTAAGGAACCGGACCTTACCCACTCTGAATAATCGGAAATATTTCCATCACCAAAGTCAACTCTTACACTAACATAATCACCATCAGGGTCAATGGCCCTTACCTTAATCGCAATTATTTCCTTGGGATGAGCAGAAGTGGGAATTTCCACGATTTCAGGGACAGGAGGGGAATTCTTTTTAATTTCACAGGCTAAAGAAACCAGCAATACCAACATGAATAATTTTTTCATAGTGTTAATTATACCCTATTAAAAAACGAACTCCAACCTTCACTTTGAAAAGCTTGAATTCTGGAGTAAAATTTACTTATGAAACTTTACCCTCTTACCATCCGTGACATCGCTGACATTGCCCTCGTCACTCTTATAATTTACTACATACTGAAGCTCTTCAAAGGAACAAGAACTATCTACATCATCACAGGTCTCATTGCAGTTGTCGGATTATCTGCCGCCTCAACTCTATTCAACCTCAAAGGGTTAATGTGGTTACTTTCCGCCTTTACAAGGTATGGCCTGCTGGCATTGATCGTTATCTTCCAGCCAGAGATAAGAAAAGGTTTGGCAGTTATTGGTACAGGTACCTTCATCGGTGAGAGAAAAAAGATTGGGATCGCTGAAATTCAAGAACTGGAAAGGGCATTAAGACAAATGGTCCAAAGGGGAATTGGTGGTATAATAGTTATAGAGAGGAACATGAGACTGGATGAACTCATTTCTGAAAGCGGAGTGAAGATTTACGCAACTCTTTCAGCGCCTCTTATCCTATCAATCTTCCTGCCTGACAGTCCTTTGCACGACGGTGCAATTATAGTAAGGGGAAACTATATAATAGGCGCAAGGACCATTTTGCCTCTTTCTCAAGTGGGAATTGTTGAGGGAAGCTTAGGAACCAGGCATCGGGCAGCCCTCGGCGTGACGGAGCACTTTGACTGCCTTGCAATAGTCGTATCAGAGGAGAGAAGGTCTATAAGAATAGTCCAAAAGGGTGTTCTCTCCGAGAGCTTAACCTTTGAAAACCTCAGAAAATATATGGAAGAATTGTTGATTAAACAAGGATGAAAGGCCTCAGTTTTATAAAAGAAAACCTCGGATTGAAAATAATATCACTCATCCTTGGTATTATTGTATGGTTTAACGCAACAACGGACGAAATCTCTGTATATACTATTCCTTTCAAGATCTCCTACACTTTTCAGGGACTTGGGGACTCCCTTGTTATTATAAACAGATTGCCCGAGTACATAAACGCCTCAATAAAAACTTCGGGAAAAACCTACCTGAGGATAAAGTTTTCTGAAAAAGTCGTTTATAAAAACCTTTCAAATCTTCGATATGGAATTAACGAAGTAAAATTCGACTATGAGGACCTACCACTATCACTAAAAGACATTGAAATATTCAGCATAAATCCCCGAACGATTTTGGTTCAGGTAGACAGAATCCAGAAAAGAACAGTACCCGTTAAAGTGGTATCAGTATTGCTTCAAAATAACAACCTTTTTGTAAAGTCAATAAGTGTTAGCCCTGAAACAACAACTATAATAGGACCTGCATCAATAGTAAGCAAAATACAATTCTTACCATTAGAACCTATAGAAGTCAAGAAATCCAGTGATACACTCTTCATTTCTAAAGTTGAAAAACTCAACAACGATTTCCTAAAAATCGAAAATACGGAAGGGTTCAAAGTAAGGCTCTCCTTAGACACACTCTATCGAGACTCTACCTTTTTGAGAATTAGGAAATTCGAGCAAAGAATTAAAATCACCTTCTTACGGCCTGCCGATTATCAAGTATCAAATAAAAGCTTCAATATAAAGGCAACTCTTATAGACAGTTTGGAAAGTCTTTCAGTCTATAAAATAGAAGTTGAAGCACCTCAACCTTTAAAAATCCTATCCATAGAGCCTGAAATGGTCACAATTAAAAAATCAAATTAGGCCGCCGTCAATAGTAAATACCTGGCCCGTTATATAGCTCGCCTCTTCACTGACGAGAAAAGTAGCTAATTTTGCAACATCCTCAGGTTTGCCAAACTTTTTTAAAGGAATTCTGGCGAGATATTCCTTCTTAATCTCCTCAGAGAGTTTATCGGTCATCGAAGTTTCAATAAAGCCTGGGGCTATAGCGATCACCCTGATCCCCCATCCTCCAACTTCTTTTGCCAGAGACTTGGTAAAAGCAATCACACCAGCCTTAGAAGCCGAATAGTTTGTTTGTCCAGCATTCCCCGTTATTCCAACCACTGATGAAATATTTATAATCACTCCCGACTTAGCATTAACCATGTATTTGAGGACAGCATGGGTCATATTGAAGGTTCCAAGGAGGTTTATCTTGATCACCTCTTCCCAATCAACAGGAGACATTCTGACAAATAGCTTATCCTTTGTAATTCCCGCATTATTGACAAGAACATCAATTCTGCCAAACCTGCTATTGATTTCCTCTGCTAACTCCCTACACGCCTTATAATCAGTTACATCCAACACTTTATAATGACTTTCAAAACCCTTTGATCTCAGCTCATTTTGAGCCTTTACCAGTTCCTCTTCCTTTCTGGC
Coding sequences within it:
- the dprA gene encoding DNA-processing protein DprA, whose protein sequence is MEYVFTLYSIQGIGFVYYKKLVSHFGTAGKVFEASFQDLKEIVPEKIAISIKSVNLELSLKTASAFIEKGIKCIDFTFKEYPEAFKIKEIFPPVIFYKGELPSSEERKIAIVGTRKPTNYGILTTQKLCKELTENKFHIVSGGARGIDTEAHKTALKEGGKTTAILGCGIDVVYPPENRPLYEKIARKGSLISEFFPGTKPYKENFPRRNRLIAGLADCVLVVEAGEKSGALITARWALELGKEVYAIPGPISSPASAGTNRLIKEGAKPITCVEDILEDFGIEKPQKVKKDFSESLTEQEKKVFEKISHEPKHFDELVSLTGLIVPDLLSILFQLEIKGLISELPGKFYTRSN
- the cdaA gene encoding diadenylate cyclase CdaA — translated: MKLYPLTIRDIADIALVTLIIYYILKLFKGTRTIYIITGLIAVVGLSAASTLFNLKGLMWLLSAFTRYGLLALIVIFQPEIRKGLAVIGTGTFIGERKKIGIAEIQELERALRQMVQRGIGGIIVIERNMRLDELISESGVKIYATLSAPLILSIFLPDSPLHDGAIIVRGNYIIGARTILPLSQVGIVEGSLGTRHRAALGVTEHFDCLAIVVSEERRSIRIVQKGVLSESLTFENLRKYMEELLIKQG
- a CDS encoding deaminase, whose translation is MLHDSTFIEILEIVRRQSSCVYYKTGALVVKENRIVSMGYNGSPSGFPQCDELQEVLEFAHENRDIVGKYLETGGVEAFAREYYNRFKYFHKYTEDFVKFFGSKLEESLKKICNGSAGKNDFYNLNFIHSRYEIHAEQNAIAFSLKAGTNITGATLYTTLLPCMECAKLIVASGIKRVVYIEDYEDKRFKESSKTFLEINGIKVDRLSRD
- a CDS encoding chromate transporter; the encoded protein is MVLIRLFAEFFKIGIVTFGGGQAMLPLLQRTFVTELHWITQERFLYFISIAEVTPGPVALNMATFIGYEIHGVIGSLFATLGVVMPSFLIIFLIANFESRFKKNVLYKRFMLGVKPVIPALLINAIYLIVRRGFTGVTPYIIATLSLVVFIFYKKSPVIILLATGILGIFALK
- a CDS encoding PKD domain-containing protein, with translation MKKLFMLVLLVSLACEIKKNSPPVPEIVEIPTSAHPKEIIAIKVRAIDPDGDYVSVRVDFGDGNISDYSEWVRSGSLVLFEKVYVAPGDYYVSVQAKDYEGNYSLWSSGKTIRIE
- the fabG gene encoding 3-oxoacyl-[acyl-carrier-protein] reductase → MSKVAIITGGSRGIGFAIAMELGQRGYIPVITARKEEELVKAQNELRSKGFESHYKVLDVTDYKACRELAEEINSRFGRIDVLVNNAGITKDKLFVRMSPVDWEEVIKINLLGTFNMTHAVLKYMVNAKSGVIINISSVVGITGNAGQTNYSASKAGVIAFTKSLAKEVGGWGIRVIAIAPGFIETSMTDKLSEEIKKEYLARIPLKKFGKPEDVAKLATFLVSEEASYITGQVFTIDGGLI